The segment CACTTCCCCTGGCACTTTCTGGAGCGTCAGGTCATGGTGCTGGGCGAAGTGGAAAAACTGTCACCGCTGGAGGTGCTGAAATATTTCCACAGCCGTCCGCGCGACAGTCAGATCGGTGCCTGGGTGTCGAAGCAGTCGAGCCGGATTTCGGCGCGCGGGATCCTGGAAGGAAAATTCCTTGAGCTTAAACAGAAGTTCCAGCAGGGTGATGTGCCGCTGCCGAGCTTCTGGGGCGGCTACCGGGTGAAATTTCATACGATGGAGTTCTGGCAGGGCGGCGAACATCGCCTTCACGATCGCTTCATCTATCAGCGTGACCACGACGGCTGGACAATCGACCGTCTGGCA is part of the Pantoea sp. Ep11b genome and harbors:
- the pdxH gene encoding pyridoxamine 5'-phosphate oxidase, which gives rise to MSDSETLHTIAHLRREYTRGGLRRKDLPDNPLALFEQWLGQACEAKLPDPTAMTVATVDETGQPWQRIVLLKHFDAQGMVFYTNLGSRKALQLAQNPRICLHFPWHFLERQVMVLGEVEKLSPLEVLKYFHSRPRDSQIGAWVSKQSSRISARGILEGKFLELKQKFQQGDVPLPSFWGGYRVKFHTMEFWQGGEHRLHDRFIYQRDHDGWTIDRLAP